One segment of Allorhodopirellula heiligendammensis DNA contains the following:
- a CDS encoding thioredoxin-disulfide reductase, whose protein sequence is MSSTPDTPRPVGSDGPEKTIIIGSGPAGWSAAIYAARANLDPVLYEGTFRQDMIPLGQLAYTTEVENYAGFPAGNVRAFVESAVNKDRHYNLPPVPAGHTRDDQPHYAVQGTELMELMKQQALNFGTRVISDDIERVDFSGPPHTLYPAAGEPVQAHTVIIATGARANYLGLPSEEEYKNKGVSACAVCDGALPIFRSKPLAVVGGGDSAVEEATYLANLKGADKIYLIVRRDEMRASKVMQERALNHPKIEMKWNTVVDEVIGDGKIVTGLKIKSTVDDSISDLEVGGMFVAIGHTPNTAFLDGAVEMNSAGYIQWARPFRTNTNVPGVFAAGDVADDYYRQAITSAGTGCMAALDSERFLVEQESIVSASVAE, encoded by the coding sequence ATGTCTTCGACCCCTGACACTCCCCGACCCGTTGGCAGCGACGGTCCCGAGAAAACGATCATCATCGGTAGCGGACCCGCAGGCTGGTCAGCGGCAATTTACGCCGCCCGTGCCAACCTGGATCCGGTGCTGTACGAGGGGACGTTTCGTCAGGACATGATCCCCTTGGGGCAGCTGGCATACACGACAGAGGTCGAGAACTACGCAGGCTTCCCAGCGGGCAACGTCCGTGCGTTCGTGGAGTCGGCCGTCAATAAAGACCGGCACTACAATCTTCCACCCGTGCCGGCCGGTCATACACGCGATGACCAGCCTCACTACGCCGTTCAGGGCACCGAGTTGATGGAGCTGATGAAGCAGCAGGCACTTAATTTCGGCACTCGCGTGATCAGCGACGACATCGAACGGGTAGACTTCTCGGGTCCGCCTCATACTCTCTATCCCGCTGCAGGTGAACCGGTTCAGGCGCACACTGTGATCATCGCAACGGGCGCGCGCGCAAACTATTTAGGTCTGCCCAGTGAAGAGGAATATAAAAACAAAGGTGTTAGTGCCTGTGCCGTTTGCGACGGTGCGCTGCCAATCTTCCGTAGTAAGCCGCTGGCGGTTGTCGGGGGCGGCGATTCGGCGGTCGAGGAGGCTACCTACCTCGCCAACCTGAAAGGTGCGGACAAGATCTACTTGATCGTCCGCCGCGACGAGATGCGGGCGAGCAAAGTGATGCAGGAGCGGGCCCTGAACCACCCGAAGATCGAGATGAAATGGAATACCGTTGTCGATGAAGTGATCGGCGACGGAAAGATCGTCACCGGCCTTAAGATCAAGAGCACGGTTGACGATTCCATTAGCGATCTCGAGGTCGGCGGGATGTTTGTTGCAATTGGTCACACACCCAATACCGCGTTTCTCGATGGCGCCGTCGAAATGAATTCTGCTGGTTACATCCAGTGGGCGCGGCCGTTTCGCACCAATACCAACGTGCCGGGCGTATTCGCAGCCGGAGATGTCGCGGACGACTACTATCGACAAGCCATCACGTCGGCCGGTACCGGCTGCATGGCGGCACTGGATTCCGAACGTTTCCTCGTCGAGCAAGAATCGATCGTTAGCGCCTCAGTAGCCGAGTAA
- the nadB gene encoding L-aspartate oxidase produces the protein MITPRYLVPFDSRRANHRFTDVLIIGGGLAGLRAAHAVEPNLSVLVVTKDKLRESNSNYAQGGIAGVLDPEDCFDDHIRDTLIAGANLCDRDVVERVIREGPLRIEELIRWGTQFDKHAGALALGREGGHSHERIVHAMGDATGREIMRAVIEHTHSAPNIDVWENAFTVDLLTLEGRCRGAVIVRAGEQPTMVWAKETILCTGGVGQVFRESTNPAVATGDGTSLAYRAGVQLRDMEFIQFHPTVLYIAGSSRSLITEAVRGEGAYLVDESGERFMPKYDDRAELAPRDIVSQSIVSQMKETSQACVYLSLAHLDPHHVRSRFPGIAEACLQFGLDITTDRIPVRPGAHYMIGGVSVDSQGRTSLPGLWAAGEATSSGLHGANRLASNSLLEGLVYGAHAGEAASRSAAEGPHRMMAYRIQQTPREQTRAFDIADVRISLKSLMGRRVGVQRDAEGLAQAHEQIRSLSAYVMPHQFDSVEGWELQNLLLTASAMTAAALSRCESRGVHFRSDFPEADNENWRCHQTQQIDVDGGYPQRGELITRPTSDHVAPSQIND, from the coding sequence ATGATCACGCCTCGCTATCTCGTTCCTTTTGATTCGCGTCGAGCCAATCACCGGTTCACTGACGTGCTGATCATCGGTGGTGGACTGGCGGGGTTGCGTGCTGCCCACGCGGTCGAGCCGAACCTATCGGTGCTGGTCGTGACGAAAGACAAATTGCGTGAATCGAACAGTAATTACGCTCAGGGCGGCATTGCGGGCGTGCTCGACCCGGAAGATTGCTTCGACGATCACATCCGCGACACCCTGATTGCAGGTGCGAACCTATGCGACCGCGATGTCGTCGAGAGGGTCATTCGTGAGGGCCCGCTGCGGATTGAAGAATTAATTCGTTGGGGCACGCAATTTGATAAGCACGCCGGCGCACTCGCATTGGGTCGCGAAGGCGGGCACTCGCACGAGCGAATTGTCCATGCCATGGGTGATGCCACGGGACGCGAGATCATGCGAGCGGTCATCGAGCATACCCATTCGGCACCCAATATCGATGTTTGGGAAAACGCATTTACAGTCGATCTTCTCACTCTGGAGGGACGCTGTCGGGGGGCGGTGATAGTGCGCGCGGGTGAGCAGCCCACCATGGTATGGGCAAAGGAAACCATTTTATGTACGGGGGGCGTCGGACAGGTCTTTCGGGAATCCACCAATCCTGCCGTTGCGACCGGTGATGGTACGTCGTTGGCTTACCGGGCCGGCGTGCAGCTTCGTGACATGGAATTTATCCAGTTTCATCCCACGGTTCTTTACATTGCGGGCTCGTCACGCTCGCTAATCACCGAAGCGGTCCGTGGTGAAGGTGCCTACCTGGTCGATGAAAGCGGTGAGCGGTTCATGCCGAAATACGACGATCGCGCTGAGTTAGCACCTCGAGACATCGTCAGTCAGTCGATCGTGAGCCAGATGAAAGAGACTTCCCAAGCGTGCGTGTATCTCAGTCTTGCCCATCTCGATCCCCACCACGTCCGCAGTCGATTTCCCGGTATCGCCGAAGCGTGCTTGCAGTTTGGCCTGGACATTACGACCGACCGCATCCCGGTTCGCCCGGGGGCGCACTACATGATTGGTGGCGTCAGTGTGGACAGTCAGGGACGTACCTCGTTACCTGGATTGTGGGCGGCTGGGGAGGCGACCAGTTCAGGATTACATGGTGCCAATCGTTTGGCCAGCAACAGTCTGCTCGAGGGCCTCGTCTACGGGGCTCACGCGGGGGAGGCAGCCAGTCGTTCGGCGGCGGAGGGGCCTCACCGAATGATGGCCTACCGCATTCAGCAAACGCCTCGCGAGCAAACGCGAGCATTCGATATCGCTGACGTGCGGATATCGCTCAAAAGCCTGATGGGTCGACGAGTCGGTGTCCAACGGGACGCGGAGGGGCTGGCCCAGGCACACGAACAGATTCGTTCTCTTTCCGCGTACGTGATGCCCCACCAATTCGACTCCGTGGAAGGCTGGGAACTGCAGAATTTACTGCTCACCGCGTCCGCGATGACCGCAGCGGCGTTGTCCCGCTGTGAGTCGCGAGGCGTCCATTTCCGCAGTGATTTCCCGGAAGCTGACAATGAAAACTGGCGGTGCCATCAAACCCAACAGATCGATGTCGATGGTGGTTACCCGCAACGAGGCGAATTGATTACCCGCCCGACCTCCGACCACGTTGCCCCCTCGCAAATAAACGACTAA
- a CDS encoding DUF6690 family protein, whose amino-acid sequence MIGGKFGQATVLAVAVGTPYVANQTQWGRETVSTVQKQVLGVTSSEGGSAPAVTSSDYPAHSLYQVETLRPISSEKYRYEDDLARKLGAVPADENAAPSLVGNNVADIREALRFDLTPPMILDRFSRVSTVLADLQLEGLRVPVVTGIRADDLAGTLTYYFDHSGAIQRINLHGFTGDSQRIVATLTNHYGLHAEQSLDAGVYTRRWNGIPVHLLRISHAPVVFSDAVHQKYTVFLELNQPNLRYGISEEARRIVHADQWTGRW is encoded by the coding sequence ATGATCGGCGGGAAATTCGGACAAGCTACGGTACTCGCGGTCGCTGTTGGCACTCCGTACGTTGCCAATCAAACGCAGTGGGGACGTGAAACCGTCAGCACCGTCCAGAAACAGGTTTTGGGTGTAACATCGAGTGAGGGTGGGTCGGCACCGGCAGTCACCTCAAGCGACTATCCCGCGCACTCACTCTATCAGGTGGAAACGTTGCGACCGATCTCGTCGGAGAAGTATCGCTACGAAGACGACCTCGCGAGAAAGCTGGGTGCCGTTCCTGCGGATGAGAATGCAGCCCCGAGTTTGGTGGGAAATAACGTCGCGGACATTCGCGAGGCACTCCGTTTCGACTTGACTCCTCCGATGATTCTCGATCGCTTTTCGCGGGTATCAACAGTCCTCGCCGATCTGCAGCTCGAAGGGCTGCGAGTCCCGGTGGTCACCGGCATCCGCGCGGATGATTTAGCTGGCACGCTCACCTACTACTTTGATCATTCCGGAGCGATTCAGCGTATTAATCTGCACGGGTTTACCGGCGACTCTCAGCGGATTGTTGCCACGTTGACGAACCACTATGGATTGCACGCCGAACAGTCTCTCGATGCGGGCGTCTATACGCGGCGTTGGAATGGTATCCCCGTACACCTGTTAAGAATTTCGCATGCTCCGGTGGTCTTCAGTGACGCCGTTCACCAGAAGTACACCGTGTTTCTGGAGTTGAATCAACCCAATTTGCGATATGGAATTAGCGAGGAGGCGCGGCGGATTGTCCACGCCGACCAGTGGACTGGACGCTGGTAG
- a CDS encoding class I SAM-dependent methyltransferase, with product MTPEETRFAFGKNWSSFLKQVDAARADQAVKSLRQLLQLDPDDREPLAGKSFLDIGSGSGLFSLAAVSLGAAMVVSLDIDQDCVDCTRRLKDQFVDSQSERDGAAEQRPAWRVHQLSVLDGDAVAALGTFDVVYSWGVLHHTGDMNAAIETASERVAFEGSLAIAIYNDQGGASRRWLAIKRGYHTLPVLARGVYVAGVASLYEFKFALARLSRGRSPLPFTDWRAKRADRGMSVWHDWVDWIGGLPFEVATPEAVIIPLRKRGFVLENLRTVGSGWGCNEYVFRRERD from the coding sequence TTGACACCGGAAGAGACTCGGTTTGCCTTTGGCAAAAATTGGTCGTCGTTTCTTAAGCAGGTCGATGCCGCTCGCGCTGATCAAGCTGTCAAATCGCTGCGGCAGCTACTGCAGTTGGATCCTGATGATCGTGAACCGCTCGCCGGCAAGTCCTTTCTCGATATCGGCTCAGGCAGCGGGCTGTTCTCGCTCGCCGCCGTGTCACTCGGAGCGGCGATGGTGGTGTCCCTTGACATTGATCAGGATTGCGTCGACTGCACGCGCCGCCTGAAGGATCAGTTCGTTGACTCGCAAAGCGAACGTGACGGCGCTGCGGAGCAACGCCCCGCATGGCGGGTCCATCAGCTCTCGGTGCTCGACGGTGACGCCGTCGCCGCTCTCGGGACCTTTGACGTCGTGTACAGCTGGGGTGTCTTGCACCACACCGGTGACATGAACGCTGCCATCGAAACCGCTTCCGAGCGAGTTGCGTTTGAGGGCAGCTTGGCAATTGCAATCTACAACGATCAAGGAGGCGCCAGTCGTCGTTGGCTCGCCATCAAACGTGGCTATCACACTCTGCCGGTGCTCGCGCGCGGCGTCTATGTCGCAGGGGTGGCAAGCCTCTACGAATTCAAGTTCGCACTGGCACGGCTGTCACGCGGGCGCAGTCCCTTGCCGTTTACCGATTGGCGAGCAAAACGTGCTGATCGTGGAATGAGTGTCTGGCATGACTGGGTTGACTGGATCGGTGGCCTCCCCTTCGAAGTAGCTACGCCCGAGGCCGTAATCATACCACTTCGCAAACGAGGCTTTGTACTGGAGAACCTTCGTACAGTTGGATCGGGTTGGGGTTGCAATGAATATGTCTTTCGACGCGAACGGGACTAA
- the pssA gene encoding CDP-diacylglycerol--serine O-phosphatidyltransferase produces the protein MSELKPRHPDSDWTDPDDDSDLEVDQLADEIVSSADVDDDDLARRKMERNRRRRKRHSRKRRRLTLAVLPTVLTLGNGVCGLAAIAIAVSTDTLAWDLETKLYAAGLLIFGGMLFDALDGSAARLTGQASRFGAELDSLCDAVTFGVAPAVIVWRISDALPQRLTWAIGVLFAICVLLRLARFNVETPEDDDHEGFEGLPSPAAAGTLAAFAIAIPDVKFYATSDEYHAWIGSMSAWTLEASHFFIPVLAAVLAFLMVSRFRYPHVFAQLLRGRRTPNQIGQALFAVVGVVLLHWVALPLMLCYFSFGSPLRSLFGKDRRVGTTPSTDSGEHPAAHR, from the coding sequence ATGAGTGAACTCAAACCGCGGCACCCCGATTCGGATTGGACAGATCCTGATGATGACTCGGACTTGGAAGTCGATCAACTTGCCGATGAGATTGTCTCATCTGCCGATGTCGACGATGACGATCTCGCTCGACGTAAAATGGAGCGCAATCGTCGCCGGCGTAAACGGCACTCACGCAAACGCCGGCGTCTGACACTGGCCGTCCTACCCACCGTGCTTACGCTCGGCAATGGGGTTTGCGGATTGGCTGCGATCGCAATCGCAGTCAGCACCGATACCCTGGCGTGGGATTTGGAGACAAAACTCTATGCCGCTGGGCTACTCATCTTCGGGGGGATGCTGTTTGATGCCCTCGATGGGTCGGCGGCGCGGTTGACGGGGCAAGCAAGTCGGTTTGGTGCCGAACTCGACTCGCTCTGTGATGCCGTGACCTTTGGCGTGGCCCCTGCCGTGATCGTGTGGCGGATCAGTGATGCGTTACCGCAACGGTTGACCTGGGCGATTGGTGTGTTGTTTGCAATCTGTGTGCTCCTGCGACTAGCCCGATTTAACGTCGAGACACCAGAGGACGATGACCACGAGGGATTTGAAGGGTTGCCCAGTCCGGCGGCAGCGGGCACTCTGGCAGCCTTCGCGATCGCGATTCCCGATGTCAAATTCTATGCCACCTCAGACGAGTACCATGCATGGATTGGCAGTATGAGTGCTTGGACGCTGGAAGCGTCACACTTCTTCATACCGGTCCTGGCGGCGGTGCTGGCCTTTCTGATGGTTTCCCGGTTTCGCTACCCGCATGTGTTCGCGCAGTTGTTACGCGGACGTCGAACGCCCAATCAGATCGGTCAGGCATTATTCGCGGTCGTCGGCGTGGTATTGCTGCACTGGGTCGCCCTGCCCTTGATGTTGTGCTACTTCAGTTTCGGCTCGCCGCTGCGATCTCTGTTCGGTAAAGATCGCCGAGTGGGCACAACTCCGTCTACCGACAGCGGTGAACACCCTGCCGCCCACAGGTAA
- the purQ gene encoding phosphoribosylformylglycinamidine synthase I, whose protein sequence is MSAPRVLVLRAPGTNCDVETAHAFEVAGATAERIHVGRLMDNPALHKRYQILCIPGGFSYGDDIAAGRILATRMRHHLDDMIHHFVDSGDNLVLGICNGMQVLMRLGVLTSGVSTPEAVAVASGGETDSNTNWQGDSSYQHEVPPATLTWNNHGRFEARWVHLTVDQTPCVFLKNITQMYLPMAHAEGKFVARDADALEELRSTGRLPLRYCDESGKIQSETLQFPCNPNGGDANVAGVCDASGRVFGLMPHPERHIDATQHPFWTRRKTQPAEGDGLAMFRNAVEWFA, encoded by the coding sequence ATGTCTGCTCCACGCGTTCTCGTATTACGTGCTCCCGGCACCAACTGTGATGTGGAAACCGCTCATGCTTTCGAAGTCGCAGGTGCGACTGCTGAGCGAATTCATGTTGGTCGGTTAATGGACAACCCGGCGTTGCACAAGCGATATCAGATCCTGTGCATTCCCGGCGGATTCAGCTACGGTGATGATATCGCCGCCGGTCGGATCTTAGCGACACGGATGCGTCACCATCTCGACGACATGATTCATCATTTTGTTGACAGCGGCGACAACCTTGTGCTTGGTATTTGCAACGGCATGCAAGTGTTAATGCGTCTAGGGGTATTGACCTCGGGCGTCAGCACGCCCGAGGCCGTTGCCGTAGCCAGCGGAGGTGAAACTGACTCCAACACCAACTGGCAAGGTGACTCAAGTTACCAGCACGAGGTCCCGCCCGCGACGTTGACATGGAATAATCACGGTCGGTTCGAAGCCCGCTGGGTACACTTGACAGTCGACCAAACACCGTGCGTTTTTCTCAAGAACATCACACAGATGTACCTGCCGATGGCCCACGCCGAGGGCAAATTTGTGGCCCGCGACGCGGACGCTCTCGAGGAACTCCGCAGCACCGGTCGGTTACCGCTGCGTTATTGTGACGAGTCCGGCAAGATTCAATCCGAAACGCTGCAGTTCCCGTGTAATCCCAATGGTGGTGACGCCAACGTGGCGGGTGTCTGCGACGCGTCGGGGCGTGTTTTCGGTTTGATGCCGCACCCCGAACGTCATATCGACGCAACCCAACATCCATTTTGGACGCGTCGCAAGACGCAACCTGCCGAGGGTGACGGTCTCGCGATGTTCCGAAATGCCGTCGAGTGGTTCGCTTGA